A single region of the Mycoplasma mycoides subsp. mycoides SC str. PG1 genome encodes:
- a CDS encoding HAD-IIB family hydrolase has protein sequence MNKPEIKLLILDMDGTSYYKMGPIIEKNIEPLKRIINKGVKVVFITGRPVLAKLNSLKHHGLLVDHQLIAGYNAACIYDLSKDQILLSNPISTDQAKKVFDLVTSDKYKNSGIKIWEYVDDLKTVITNKWTRNPSDYHDETVFFDGQVLEYKDIKNDFNFKFFKLLGFDANKEFYDILVNELNFNVATNDNKLAEINKKNVNKKLAVEWFSNYFNIDLKNIAAIGDGMNDWEMINHVGYKVAIKNSVEPIKKIANIYIYKTAEQGAVEEFIKHYILGE, from the coding sequence ATGAATAAACCAGAAATTAAGTTATTAATATTAGATATGGATGGGACTAGTTATTATAAAATGGGTCCTATTATAGAAAAAAATATTGAACCATTAAAAAGAATAATAAATAAAGGAGTTAAAGTAGTTTTTATTACAGGACGACCTGTTTTAGCAAAACTAAATAGTTTAAAACATCACGGTTTGTTAGTTGATCATCAATTAATTGCTGGATATAATGCAGCTTGTATTTATGATTTAAGTAAAGATCAAATTTTATTATCAAATCCAATTAGTACAGATCAAGCAAAAAAAGTATTTGATTTAGTAACTAGTGATAAATATAAAAATAGTGGTATTAAAATTTGAGAATATGTTGATGATTTAAAAACTGTAATAACTAATAAATGAACTCGAAATCCAAGTGATTATCATGATGAAACTGTTTTTTTTGATGGTCAAGTTCTTGAATATAAAGATATTAAAAATGATTTTAATTTTAAATTCTTTAAGCTTTTAGGTTTTGATGCAAACAAAGAATTTTATGATATTTTAGTTAATGAATTGAATTTTAACGTAGCTACAAATGATAATAAACTAGCAGAAATTAATAAAAAAAATGTTAATAAAAAATTAGCTGTAGAATGATTTTCAAACTATTTTAATATTGATTTGAAAAACATTGCAGCAATTGGTGATGGAATGAATGATTGAGAAATGATAAATCATGTAGGATATAAAGTAGCTATTAAAAACTCAGTTGAACCAATTAAAAAAATAGCAAATATTTATATATATAAAACAGCTGAACAAGGTGCAGTTGAAGAATTTATTAAACACTATATACTAGGAGAATAA
- the gpmI gene encoding 2,3-bisphosphoglycerate-independent phosphoglycerate mutase encodes MKVKRPVLLAILDGWGISEPDKGNAVDNANMVFVEYLKKTYPWLKAHASGKWVGLPENQMGNSEVGHIHLGAGRINLESLAKLNHETKTNNIAKNDEIVKTFEYVKKNNSALHLMGLFSNGGVHSHFDHMIAIYKAAIDYGITNIKFDLITDGRDTKPKLAYDFIKDLLELIKQNNNIGIISSISGRYYAMDRDKRFDRSRIAYNAIVNRNNVRSFTNILDYIQQEYMINHDDEMIIPAFNQDDLNGNLKANDAIIMTNFRPDRAIQISSILTNKNYIAWQNEAFSDAEFIGDKIRFVSMMKYSDSVTSPHIAYPPKPLTNTLGQYLSQLGLKQLRIAETEKIAHVTFFFDGGNDYFKNGLAKNDEITLANAYIDLIPSAKVATYDLKPQMSAVEITDKLLEEIKKDEFDFIVLNFANCDMVGHTGNNKATEIACKTLDEQLKRIHEEFVLRHNGIMVITADHGNAEIMIDKDGQVNKKHTTSLVPIIITDLNIKLKQNDPEIAKVAPTILDLMNIEIPKEMELESMIDHN; translated from the coding sequence ATGAAAGTAAAAAGACCAGTTTTACTAGCAATTCTAGATGGTTGAGGAATTAGTGAACCTGATAAGGGGAATGCTGTTGATAATGCAAATATGGTATTTGTAGAGTACTTAAAAAAAACTTATCCTTGACTAAAAGCTCATGCTTCAGGAAAATGAGTAGGTCTTCCAGAAAATCAAATGGGAAATTCTGAAGTTGGACATATTCATTTAGGAGCTGGAAGAATCAATCTAGAATCTTTAGCAAAACTAAATCATGAAACAAAAACTAATAACATAGCAAAAAATGATGAAATTGTTAAAACTTTTGAATATGTTAAAAAAAATAATAGTGCTTTGCATTTAATGGGATTGTTTTCAAATGGTGGTGTTCATTCTCATTTTGATCATATGATAGCTATTTATAAAGCAGCGATTGATTATGGTATTACAAATATTAAGTTTGATTTAATTACTGATGGAAGAGACACTAAACCAAAATTAGCTTATGATTTTATTAAGGATTTATTAGAATTAATAAAACAAAATAATAATATTGGAATTATTTCTTCAATTAGTGGAAGATATTATGCAATGGATCGTGATAAAAGATTTGATAGATCACGCATTGCTTATAATGCTATTGTTAATAGAAATAATGTTAGATCATTTACAAACATATTAGATTACATACAACAAGAATATATGATAAATCACGATGATGAAATGATTATTCCAGCATTTAATCAAGATGATTTAAATGGTAATTTAAAAGCAAATGATGCAATTATTATGACTAATTTTCGTCCAGATAGAGCTATTCAAATTTCATCAATTTTAACTAATAAAAACTATATAGCTTGACAAAATGAAGCATTTAGCGATGCTGAATTTATTGGAGATAAAATTAGATTTGTTTCTATGATGAAATATTCAGATAGCGTAACTTCACCACATATTGCTTATCCACCAAAACCTTTAACAAATACTTTAGGTCAATATTTATCACAACTTGGATTAAAACAATTAAGAATTGCTGAAACTGAAAAAATTGCTCACGTTACCTTCTTTTTTGATGGAGGAAATGACTATTTTAAAAATGGTTTAGCAAAAAATGATGAAATTACTTTAGCTAATGCTTATATTGATTTAATTCCTTCAGCAAAAGTTGCAACTTATGATTTAAAACCACAAATGTCTGCTGTTGAAATTACAGATAAATTATTAGAAGAAATTAAAAAAGATGAATTTGATTTTATAGTTTTAAACTTTGCAAATTGTGATATGGTAGGTCATACTGGAAATAACAAAGCTACTGAAATTGCATGTAAAACTTTAGATGAACAATTAAAGCGTATTCATGAAGAATTTGTTTTAAGACATAATGGAATTATGGTAATTACAGCAGATCATGGTAATGCTGAAATAATGATTGATAAAGATGGACAAGTAAATAAAAAACATACAACTTCATTAGTTCCAATTATAATTACTGATCTAAACATTAAACTAAAACAAAATGATCCAGAAATTGCTAAAGTTGCTCCAACTATTTTAGATTTAATGAATATTGAAATTCCAAAAGAAATGGAATTAGAATCAATGATCGATCATAATTAA
- a CDS encoding DUF6088 family protein has product MSYLSQIQNRIDHFEPGTIFISNDFLDIASNETVRRTLNKLTHEHKIKRIMNGFYYSPAYSELIQEYEAFGVHELAISIARKYNWEIAPFGIACLNILGLSTQVPAKNIYVTNGKNKIYRINRKVIEFKKVSNKEISNMSLKTKIVIQAIKEVGKNNLTKKDISRIRHRLSEVEKQNLLKEASCTTVWIYDYIKEICKEQYE; this is encoded by the coding sequence ATGTCATATTTATCACAAATTCAAAATAGAATTGATCACTTTGAACCTGGAACAATTTTTATTAGTAATGATTTTTTAGATATTGCTTCTAATGAAACTGTTCGTAGAACTTTAAATAAGCTAACTCATGAACATAAAATTAAAAGAATTATGAATGGTTTTTATTATAGTCCTGCTTATAGTGAACTTATTCAAGAATATGAAGCATTTGGAGTTCATGAACTAGCAATCTCTATTGCTAGAAAATATAATTGAGAAATTGCTCCTTTTGGTATTGCTTGTCTTAATATATTAGGTTTATCAACCCAAGTTCCAGCTAAAAATATTTATGTAACCAATGGAAAAAATAAAATATATAGAATAAATAGAAAGGTTATAGAATTTAAAAAAGTTAGCAATAAAGAAATTTCAAATATGTCTTTGAAAACAAAAATTGTTATTCAAGCTATTAAAGAAGTTGGTAAGAACAATTTAACAAAAAAAGATATTAGTAGAATCAGACATAGATTATCTGAAGTTGAAAAGCAAAATTTGCTAAAAGAAGCAAGTTGTACAACTGTATGAATCTATGATTATATTAAAGAAATTTGTAAGGAACAATATGAATAA
- a CDS encoding phospho-sugar mutase codes for MSFNKLDQTYLDWINHPNLDQELKELLNKADDNELNAAFNLELKFGTAGIRGILGAGPGRFNVYTIKKVTIAYAKLLQTKYSNDLNKGVVIGHDNRHNSKKFAKLVADILTSFNIKAYLFKNNDLQPTPVVSFATKALNCIGGIVITASHNPAEYNGYKIYDPYGCQLMPHDTDVIASYMNEITNILDWTFISNNNLLEIVDQTVIDKYFEMIKNLEFYKNQDKSNLKIIYSAVNGTGSLYTPIVLKQSGYQVIEVKEHAFEDETFKNVINPNPEFDPAWKIPLEYAKKYDADIIILNDPDADRFGMAIKHNNEFIRLNGNQTGAILIDWKLSNLKRLNELPKNPTLYSSFVTSDLGDRIASETYNANVVKTLTGFKWMGQEMLKEPLNGLNFVFAYEESYGYVIDDSTRDKDGIQASIIAAEACWYYKNQNMTLVDYLNQLYEKYGYYYTTTYNLNFKPEEKDSKIAPIMKLLRTTGIKQINNLKVVQIEDYINGLYNMPSEDLLKIYLEDKSWIAIRPSGTESKLKIYFVIVDSSLQKAENKAEKIYKELKEILNI; via the coding sequence ATGAGTTTTAACAAATTAGATCAAACTTATTTAGATTGAATTAATCATCCTAATTTAGATCAAGAATTAAAAGAATTATTAAATAAAGCAGATGATAATGAACTAAATGCTGCTTTTAATTTGGAATTAAAATTTGGAACAGCAGGAATTAGAGGAATACTAGGAGCTGGTCCTGGTAGATTTAATGTTTATACTATTAAAAAAGTAACAATAGCTTATGCTAAATTATTACAAACAAAATATAGTAATGACTTAAATAAAGGTGTTGTTATTGGTCATGATAATAGACATAATTCTAAAAAATTTGCTAAATTAGTAGCAGATATTTTAACAAGTTTTAATATTAAGGCTTATTTATTTAAAAATAATGATCTTCAACCAACACCAGTAGTTAGTTTTGCAACAAAAGCTTTAAATTGTATTGGTGGAATTGTTATAACTGCTTCTCATAATCCAGCTGAATATAATGGGTATAAAATTTATGATCCATATGGGTGTCAATTAATGCCACATGATACTGATGTTATTGCTAGTTATATGAATGAAATTACAAATATTTTAGATTGAACATTTATATCAAACAATAACTTATTAGAAATTGTTGATCAAACTGTAATTGATAAATATTTTGAAATGATTAAAAACTTAGAGTTTTATAAAAATCAAGATAAATCTAATTTAAAAATTATTTATTCAGCTGTAAATGGAACTGGAAGCTTATATACTCCAATTGTTTTAAAACAATCAGGATATCAAGTAATAGAAGTAAAAGAACATGCTTTTGAAGATGAAACTTTTAAAAATGTAATTAATCCTAATCCTGAATTTGATCCAGCATGAAAAATACCTTTAGAATATGCTAAAAAATATGATGCTGATATTATTATTTTAAATGATCCAGATGCTGATAGATTTGGTATGGCTATTAAGCATAATAATGAATTTATTAGATTAAATGGTAATCAAACTGGAGCTATTTTAATTGATTGAAAACTAAGTAATTTAAAACGTTTAAATGAATTACCAAAGAACCCAACTTTATATTCTAGTTTTGTAACAAGTGATCTTGGTGATAGAATTGCTAGTGAAACTTATAATGCTAATGTAGTTAAGACTTTAACTGGATTTAAATGAATGGGTCAAGAAATGTTAAAAGAGCCTTTAAATGGTTTAAATTTTGTGTTTGCTTATGAAGAAAGTTATGGTTATGTAATTGATGATTCAACAAGAGATAAAGATGGAATCCAAGCATCAATTATTGCAGCTGAAGCTTGCTGATATTATAAAAATCAAAATATGACTTTAGTTGATTATTTAAATCAGTTATATGAAAAATATGGATATTATTACACAACTACTTATAATTTAAACTTTAAACCTGAAGAAAAAGATTCAAAAATTGCTCCAATTATGAAATTATTAAGAACTACAGGAATTAAACAAATTAATAATTTAAAAGTAGTTCAAATTGAAGATTATATTAATGGGTTATATAATATGCCATCTGAAGATTTATTAAAAATTTATTTAGAAGATAAATCTTGAATTGCAATTAGACCATCAGGAACAGAATCTAAATTGAAAATTTATTTTGTAATAGTTGATAGTTCTTTACAAAAAGCAGAAAATAAAGCTGAAAAGATCTATAAAGAATTAAAAGAAATTTTGAATATTTAG